The following coding sequences lie in one Rutidosis leptorrhynchoides isolate AG116_Rl617_1_P2 chromosome 4, CSIRO_AGI_Rlap_v1, whole genome shotgun sequence genomic window:
- the LOC139842739 gene encoding pathogenesis-related protein PR-1 type-like, with translation MYQLIYKFSVVCVIFISILQLCHSNDEQNTPEDFVNAHNKFREEVGVGPMTWCPSIAKFAEYYANQRKNDCAVEHSGTDKYGENIAMGYGGFSAEHAVKLWVNQKLNYDYKANSCAMFKACGYYTQVVWKNSTKLGCARVKCLNGARFITCNYDPKGNVPKEKPY, from the coding sequence ATGTACCAATTAATTTACAAATTTTCAGTTGTTTGTGTTATATTCATATCAATATTACAATTATGTCATTCTAATGATGAACAAAATACACCAGAAGACTTTGTGAACGCTCATAATAAGTTCAGAGAAGAGGTGGGTGTGGGGCCCATGACATGGTGTCCATCAATAGCTAAATTTGCGGAGTACTACGCTAATCAAAGGAAGAACGATTGTGCAGTTGAACACTCAGGTACCGATAAATATGGCGAGAACATCGCAATGGGTTATGGGGGCTTCTCAGCTGAGCACGCGGTCAAGTTGTGGGTGAATCAGAAGCTTAATTACGATTACAAGGCGAACAGTTGTGCGATGTTCAAGGCGTGTGGATATTATACGCAAGTGGTTTGGAAAAACTCGACCAAACTTGGGTGTGCTAGGGTCAAGTGCTTAAATGGTGCACGCTTTATTACGTGCAATTATGACCCCAAAGGGAACGTACCCAAAGAGAAACCATATTAA